The following are from one region of the Odontesthes bonariensis isolate fOdoBon6 chromosome 16, fOdoBon6.hap1, whole genome shotgun sequence genome:
- the LOC142401831 gene encoding complement C1q tumor necrosis factor-related protein 3-like, producing MKIALFLPLLLVVCAVCSVSTDQTEALALQQSFSPDVHAALREMVASLTKQRMELRFLKKESAGNAAKSERQEAEIEKLKKQLEDYDTKFEGQETETNKLKQQLKVTQVAFSAALVADGHHHLGPFNTLSTLVFRHVVTNIGNAYNQHTGIFTAPVKGAYHFEWYIYGNGGHEPAGAVLMRNGARIFLAYEHQPSHVTSSSNSATLLLESGDHVFVQQWFHTKIYDNENHHITFSGHLLFTV from the exons ATGAAGATCGCTCTGTTTCTCCCGCTGCTTCTTGTGGTCTGCGCCGTCTGCTCCGTCTCCACGGATCAGACGGAGGCGTTGGCACTCCAGCAGTCATTTTCACCGGACGTCCATGCTGCTCTGAGAGAGATGGTCGCCTCGTTGACCAAACAGAGGATGGAGCTCAGGTTCCTAAAAAAAGAGAGTGCAG gaaatgcagcaaagtctgagagacaggAAGCTGAAATCGAGAAGCTGAAGAAGCAGCTGGAAG ACTATGACACGAAATTTGAGGGACAGGAGACTGAGACTAACAAGCTGAAGCAGCAGCTGAAAG TCACTCAGGTGGCTTTCTCAGCTGCTCTGGTGGCTGACGGCCACCACCATCTTGGACCCTTTAACACTCTCAGTACGTTGGTCTTCAGACATGTCGTAACAAACATTGGAAATGCCTACAACCAACACACAG GTATTTTCACTGCACCGGTGAAAGGAGCCTACCACTTTGAGTGGTACATATATGGAAATGGTGGCCATGAACCTGCAGGCGCCGTGTTGATGAGAAACGGAGCGAGAATCTTTCTCGCATATGAACATCAGCCATCCCATGTTACAAGTTCTTCTAATAGTGCCACACTGCTGCTGGAGAGTGGAGATCATGTATTTGTACAACAGTGGTTTCATACAAAAATATATGACAATGAAAATCACCACATAACCTTCAGCGGCCATCTGCTGTTCACCGTGTGA